The region TAATACTTGTTTTGCAGGGCCATTAAACTAAAGCTGAAGAATTGCAGGGCGGCCAGCCCGCCGATGCTGCCGATCCAAAACGTGTGCGGCTCATGCTGAAATGCCGCACGGAATGCGGCCCACAATTGCATCATCCCAAATCCCGCCGAGGCGAAACCAGCCTGATATTGCGCGATGGTCTCGAATAAAATTCTTCCGAACGCACAACACGCAATCACGCCGGCGAACAGAGCGGGAAGCATTAAAGCGAACGCCGGTTTGAAAACAAACCCGGAGAACAGGCAGCGGCCGAGATGGCGTAGAATTTTCATATGCGAGACCCGCCGCGCGCCGCCGGGCTCTTGCGCTTCCCAATTCAGATGCCCGGGAATTTCGGCAATGCGGGCGTTCAAAATTTGCGCTTTGTAAATGATCTCGGTATTGATCTCCATGCCCGTGGATTTCAACTGCAGCGCGCGCACAAATCTGCCTTCATAAGCGCGCACCATGCCGGTAAGCGTGGCAAGGTTGCCGGGAGCCATGCGCGACAAGTAGCGATTGGCCTGACGGCTTAGGATTTCCCTTTCACGCGGCACATTCGAGCATTGTCCGCCCGCCATGTAGGGAGAAGCAAGGACGACATCGCACTTGTGCTCTCGCAACTTCTGCAACATCCGCGCGATGTGATCGGGAGAATAGCTTAAATCCACATCCATCGTGACGACATAATCACCCCGACACTGATGAAAGCCTGTGCGCAGCGCCTGGCCGAGGTTGAGATTGCTTTCATGGTGCAGCACGCGCACATTTTCCCTGGCGCGGGCAAATGCTTCCGCCATCTCACCGGTGGCATCCCTGCTGCCGTCGTTGATCACAAGGAGTTCCCAACGATAGTCCTGTTCCAGCGATTGCAGATATGCACAAAGTCTGGTAAGGTTTTGTGTGATAATCTCCGCCTCATTGAAGGCCGGGACGATGACTGAAACCAAAGGTTTGTATCTCTTATGCGCCGTCGCGCTGGGGTCATTTTCAATTTTTTGCGCTCTGACGATGTTCATCAAATACTCCCATGTTTTGACCAAATTGCGAATCTTCCTGTGTGCATGCGATTATAGATTTGAATGTTTGTACTTCAGCCAATTGAAAAAACTCAGGCCGGCGCGGCAGCCGCCGTGCTCACCGCCTTTTTTGCAGGTGGCGACCGTAAATCATCTATCCTGCTGTCGCCATGACTTCGGCGGTCCCCAGCCGGAACCGGGCGCACCTTGAGTCGCAATCGTCGGAAAATCGTCTGCGCGTGCGTGTTCATGGCGACCAGTTGAAAGTGTTGTTCGAGCGTGTTGATAACGCGTTCGAACAATTCTATCTTGCGTGCGCTGCTCAAATCCATACCCGGAAAGAAGGCTAAATCCGGCGCTTCATCACCGCCGAGTAAATCGAGCGGGTGTAGGAGAAAACTCGGCTCGATTTGCGTAAAGCGGCACAACTGTAATGCCGTTTGCAGGTAAAGCGTGAGCAGGCGCTCCGAAACCCGGCTCAAATAAAGCAAATAGCTGAGGTGAAACGGAATTTTGAAAATCGGCATGGTTGTCACCGGAATTTCAAGTAT is a window of Cytophagia bacterium CHB2 DNA encoding:
- a CDS encoding glycosyltransferase family 2 protein, encoding MNIVRAQKIENDPSATAHKRYKPLVSVIVPAFNEAEIITQNLTRLCAYLQSLEQDYRWELLVINDGSRDATGEMAEAFARARENVRVLHHESNLNLGQALRTGFHQCRGDYVVTMDVDLSYSPDHIARMLQKLREHKCDVVLASPYMAGGQCSNVPREREILSRQANRYLSRMAPGNLATLTGMVRAYEGRFVRALQLKSTGMEINTEIIYKAQILNARIAEIPGHLNWEAQEPGGARRVSHMKILRHLGRCLFSGFVFKPAFALMLPALFAGVIACCAFGRILFETIAQYQAGFASAGFGMMQLWAAFRAAFQHEPHTFWIGSIGGLAALQFFSFSLMALQNKYYFEELFFSTHELIKDMP